A stretch of Paenibacillus mucilaginosus 3016 DNA encodes these proteins:
- a CDS encoding ABC transporter permease, whose translation MIPPVAYFVIFKYLPMANAVLAFKNYNVIKGIWGSPWVGMKYFDLLFQNPAFKTLIVNTLYISFYHLAVSFPIPIILALALNEVKNVRFKKTVQMVTYAPYFISTVVMVSIVMLFLSPRLGIVNTIANALGFESVNYLGDPSLFRSVYVFSDVWQTMGYSAVIYLAALSGVDPSLYEAAKVDGASRFQKILNVDIPGIMPAAVIILILSVGNIMAVGFEKMYLLQNPLNLSTSEIISTYVYKIGLLNANYSFATAVGLFNSVINLVLLLVVNTIARRVSNTSLW comes from the coding sequence GTGATCCCGCCGGTAGCTTACTTTGTGATCTTCAAGTATCTGCCGATGGCTAACGCCGTGCTGGCCTTCAAGAACTACAACGTCATTAAAGGCATCTGGGGCAGCCCATGGGTAGGAATGAAATACTTCGACCTGCTCTTTCAGAATCCCGCGTTTAAGACACTGATTGTGAATACGTTGTACATTTCGTTTTATCATCTGGCCGTAAGCTTTCCGATTCCGATCATACTGGCGCTTGCACTCAACGAAGTGAAGAATGTGCGCTTCAAGAAGACGGTACAGATGGTGACCTACGCCCCTTACTTCATTTCAACGGTCGTTATGGTCTCGATTGTGATGCTGTTCCTGTCTCCGCGCCTTGGCATCGTCAATACGATCGCCAATGCGCTCGGCTTCGAATCCGTCAACTATCTGGGCGATCCTTCGCTATTCCGATCCGTCTACGTTTTCTCGGACGTGTGGCAGACGATGGGCTATTCTGCCGTCATTTACCTGGCCGCCCTGTCGGGGGTTGATCCGTCCCTGTATGAAGCGGCAAAGGTGGACGGGGCGTCCCGCTTCCAGAAGATCCTCAACGTCGATATACCTGGCATCATGCCCGCGGCGGTCATTATTCTTATTCTGAGTGTCGGCAACATTATGGCCGTGGGCTTCGAGAAAATGTACCTGCTGCAGAATCCGCTGAACCTCTCGACGTCCGAAATCATTTCGACGTACGTGTACAAGATCGGGCTGTTGAACGCCAACTACAGCTTCGCGACGGCGGTCGGCCTGTTCAACTCCGTCATCAACCTGGTGCTGCTGCTCGTCGTGAATACGATCGCAAGACGCGTATCCAACACAAGCCTATGGTAG
- a CDS encoding helix-turn-helix domain-containing protein — protein sequence MQQQIWSNFSPVFRKFLVSYLIILILPNIAGYASYRASIDVAKSSSIENSTKTLRLSKEILERRLQEVEGFTKQLAINQDLNRLIVDPRPLDANNVVGLGRMQRSLTNYSSTNDYLANYFVYLQNYNVMITPNTLFYRPEHYYELHQLENMSFAEWNDTILKKPHLNEIMPLRTYTRNEGSPSEKSTAAITFLQSLPINSFNNPQATVAVIIDEEKMGSMFQNTVEQYGGWAMVTDLEGRTLISQGIDDEEIARLRSVPTGVEGDTMRFEDGQFLISIKSELNGWLYTAGIPEEAIMEKANRIKRVTAILTGSASIAGLLIGLLLAYRHSAPIHRLLTVFREYGSSGEESARNDLDFIAGNISKLITSSKRLETELQEQLPLLRDAFIKRLLVGEFSSAREVEAVSSQTGIEVIGGQGHVGILKINGYGGLQSEEIVQELSVWRLLLKQMLQEAYANILITDWGTDKIAVVFMQDDETAGDDAYPDETPLMKLQDTAYRQYRLSFNIGMGAKYTVLSDVSRSFNEALQALDYATYVGAEGVTRYEDAVRESAMYYYPLDSEQRLLNTLKAGECEESQRILAQLFTRNFEERDLSYEMTQQFIIELKGTFLKLTEKKILHNEVLAEEIKNRIAQIQPTEGVLQIRRTFEGLVEDICSDVVRKKSDMNAVTVKAVIDYISEQYSDQDLTLYRVAERIGRPEKFISQLFKEHTGENLSEYVELVRITKAAELLLENRLTIDEIAVQVGYNSAHSFRRAFKRVRGVSPSAFRQIKE from the coding sequence ATGCAGCAGCAAATCTGGTCGAACTTCTCGCCTGTTTTCCGAAAATTTCTCGTGTCGTATCTTATTATTCTTATCCTGCCGAACATAGCCGGATACGCCTCTTACCGGGCATCGATCGACGTCGCGAAGTCAAGCTCCATCGAGAATAGCACCAAGACCTTGCGGCTTAGCAAGGAAATTTTGGAACGGCGGCTTCAAGAGGTAGAGGGGTTTACGAAGCAGCTCGCCATTAATCAGGATCTTAACCGCCTGATCGTCGATCCCAGACCGCTGGACGCCAATAACGTAGTTGGACTTGGGCGCATGCAGCGCAGCCTGACCAATTACAGCAGCACGAACGATTACCTGGCGAACTATTTCGTATATTTACAAAATTATAATGTTATGATCACGCCTAATACGCTGTTTTACCGGCCGGAGCATTATTATGAGCTTCATCAGCTGGAGAATATGAGCTTCGCGGAATGGAATGACACTATCTTGAAGAAGCCTCACCTCAACGAGATCATGCCGCTGCGCACGTATACCCGCAATGAAGGCAGTCCATCGGAGAAAAGCACGGCGGCCATCACCTTCCTGCAGTCTCTGCCCATTAACAGCTTCAACAATCCACAAGCCACGGTTGCCGTCATCATTGATGAAGAGAAGATGGGCAGCATGTTTCAAAATACCGTGGAGCAATACGGGGGCTGGGCGATGGTTACTGATCTGGAAGGGCGGACCCTTATTTCCCAGGGGATTGACGATGAGGAGATTGCGAGACTCCGCTCCGTTCCGACCGGTGTGGAAGGAGACACGATGCGGTTCGAAGATGGGCAGTTTCTGATTTCGATCAAGTCGGAGCTCAATGGATGGCTCTATACTGCCGGCATTCCCGAAGAAGCGATCATGGAGAAAGCGAACCGAATCAAACGCGTCACTGCCATCCTGACAGGCTCAGCGTCAATCGCGGGACTGCTTATCGGTCTGCTTCTCGCTTACCGTCACAGTGCACCGATTCATCGGCTGTTGACGGTATTTCGCGAATATGGCAGCTCAGGCGAGGAATCGGCCAGGAACGACCTGGATTTTATTGCGGGCAATATTTCGAAGCTAATAACCAGCAGCAAACGGCTGGAGACGGAGCTTCAGGAGCAGCTTCCGCTGCTGCGGGACGCATTCATCAAGCGGCTGCTTGTTGGTGAGTTCTCCTCCGCCCGGGAAGTCGAAGCGGTCTCCTCCCAAACCGGTATCGAGGTCATAGGCGGTCAGGGGCATGTCGGCATCTTGAAAATAAACGGCTACGGCGGCCTTCAAAGCGAGGAGATCGTTCAAGAGCTGAGCGTATGGCGTCTGCTCCTGAAGCAGATGCTCCAGGAAGCCTATGCGAACATCCTGATTACGGACTGGGGCACCGACAAAATCGCCGTGGTCTTTATGCAGGACGACGAAACGGCCGGAGATGACGCTTACCCCGACGAGACGCCGCTTATGAAGCTGCAGGATACGGCTTACAGGCAGTATCGACTGTCCTTCAACATCGGCATGGGAGCGAAGTATACGGTGCTGTCCGATGTCAGCCGTTCCTTCAATGAAGCCCTTCAGGCGCTGGATTACGCCACCTATGTCGGAGCGGAAGGAGTAACCCGGTACGAGGATGCAGTGCGCGAATCCGCCATGTATTATTATCCGCTCGATTCCGAGCAGCGTCTGCTCAATACGCTGAAGGCCGGCGAATGCGAGGAGAGCCAGCGCATTCTTGCGCAATTGTTCACGCGAAACTTCGAAGAGCGAGACCTGTCCTACGAGATGACGCAGCAGTTTATCATTGAACTGAAGGGTACATTCCTCAAGCTGACCGAGAAGAAGATCTTGCACAACGAAGTGCTGGCCGAGGAGATCAAGAACCGCATTGCGCAAATCCAGCCAACCGAAGGCGTTCTGCAGATCAGACGGACGTTCGAAGGCTTGGTCGAGGATATTTGCAGTGACGTCGTGCGGAAGAAATCGGATATGAACGCCGTTACAGTGAAGGCCGTCATCGATTACATCAGCGAGCAGTATTCCGATCAGGATCTTACGCTGTACCGTGTAGCCGAAAGGATCGGCAGACCGGAGAAATTCATCTCCCAGTTGTTCAAGGAGCATACAGGCGAGAACCTTTCGGAATACGTCGAGCTCGTCAGGATAACCAAAGCGGCGGAGCTGCTGCTGGAGAACCGTCTGACGATCGACGAGATCGCCGTACAAGTGGGCTACAACAGTGCACATTCGTTCCGAAGGGCCTTCAAGCGGGTACGAGGCGTGTCACCCAGCGCCTTCCGCCAGATTAAGGAATAG
- a CDS encoding GyrI-like domain-containing protein translates to MNYRIEQRGAFEMFGVYGLVSQDLQTAFTDVPQFRKQCDEDGSVDLMNELLGRFGNTVLHAALYDHTGESFKYMVCYHLPKGLEIPKRFTKLSVPALTWAIFPEPQCDLQKLWERVYTEWFPKSGYEQVEGPQFEMYYGMPGHTQGEIWIPVKKK, encoded by the coding sequence ATGAATTACCGGATAGAACAAAGAGGAGCTTTTGAGATGTTCGGCGTTTATGGTCTTGTTAGTCAGGATTTGCAAACGGCATTTACTGATGTTCCTCAGTTCCGTAAACAATGTGATGAGGACGGAAGTGTGGATCTAATGAATGAGTTGCTGGGGCGGTTTGGTAATACCGTGCTGCACGCTGCCTTATATGACCATACGGGAGAATCATTCAAGTACATGGTATGCTATCATTTACCGAAGGGACTTGAAATTCCGAAGAGATTTACAAAGCTTTCTGTTCCAGCTTTAACATGGGCTATTTTCCCGGAGCCGCAATGTGATTTACAAAAACTATGGGAACGGGTATATACCGAATGGTTTCCGAAATCTGGATACGAACAGGTTGAGGGTCCTCAATTCGAAATGTATTATGGAATGCCAGGGCATACACAGGGTGAGATCTGGATACCAGTAAAGAAAAAGTAA
- a CDS encoding DUF2812 domain-containing protein, giving the protein MRNYKVFTNLEKEEQWLSDLTKQGIRLEKKTWLGYKFRRDQPEAATIKMDYRTFKRASDFEDYRALFEDSGWEHISGTKNSGFQYFRKADTDGSKEIFSDVDSKAIRYKRLSDLWALLACVYAIVMFSLIRSESIDPGAIFNPKLLYYTPGLWELEGEAFWRSFLFETPFAVFRGLMWLFFPVVVIATLYCAFKLKNQYNRMKEGDLRI; this is encoded by the coding sequence GTGAGGAACTACAAGGTGTTTACGAATCTCGAGAAAGAAGAACAGTGGCTAAGCGATTTGACCAAGCAGGGGATCCGACTGGAGAAAAAGACGTGGCTCGGGTATAAATTCCGGCGCGATCAGCCGGAGGCGGCCACCATCAAGATGGACTACCGTACCTTCAAGCGGGCGTCGGATTTCGAGGATTATCGAGCCTTATTCGAAGATAGCGGCTGGGAGCATATTAGCGGTACGAAAAACTCCGGTTTTCAGTACTTCCGGAAAGCAGATACGGACGGAAGCAAGGAGATCTTCTCGGATGTCGATTCCAAGGCCATACGCTATAAGAGGTTGTCTGATCTGTGGGCACTGCTGGCTTGCGTCTATGCCATTGTTATGTTCTCGCTAATCCGGAGCGAAAGTATAGACCCCGGCGCGATATTCAACCCGAAGCTTCTGTATTACACGCCAGGCCTTTGGGAGCTGGAAGGGGAGGCGTTTTGGAGGTCCTTTCTTTTTGAAACGCCATTCGCCGTCTTCAGAGGTTTAATGTGGTTATTCTTTCCGGTCGTCGTCATCGCAACTTTGTATTGCGCCTTTAAGTTGAAGAACCAATACAATCGTATGAAAGAAGGTGATCTGCGAATATAA
- a CDS encoding GNAT family N-acetyltransferase, with the protein MGDVFDALPVLETNRLKLRKITVGDVEDMYLYCSNEEVPRYASWNPHKTITETKEAIERVLVQWDNKSLVHWGIEYKENSRLIGTIEFATWDRQHKIAEIGYALSPDYWGKGIATEAAREVIKFGFTHMDLVRIQAKCYLENIGSARVMEKAKMSFEGIIRKGLFIKGRHQDLKMYSILKEEFQSIR; encoded by the coding sequence ATGGGAGATGTATTCGATGCGCTGCCAGTCCTTGAGACCAATCGACTTAAACTAAGAAAGATAACAGTAGGAGATGTAGAGGATATGTATCTTTACTGTTCTAATGAGGAAGTGCCGAGGTACGCTTCTTGGAACCCTCACAAAACAATAACAGAAACAAAAGAGGCGATTGAGCGAGTACTTGTTCAGTGGGATAATAAGAGCTTGGTTCATTGGGGTATTGAATATAAAGAAAATAGCAGGTTGATTGGTACAATAGAGTTCGCCACATGGGATAGACAGCATAAAATTGCCGAAATCGGATATGCCTTATCACCGGATTATTGGGGAAAGGGTATCGCAACGGAAGCCGCAAGAGAAGTAATCAAATTCGGTTTTACTCATATGGACTTGGTTCGTATTCAAGCAAAATGCTACTTAGAAAATATCGGTTCTGCACGAGTTATGGAGAAGGCGAAAATGTCATTTGAAGGAATTATTAGAAAGGGACTCTTTATAAAAGGGAGACATCAAGATCTAAAAATGTACTCCATACTAAAGGAAGAGTTTCAATCTATACGCTGA
- a CDS encoding DinB family protein, which yields MNAIEAIVWNLEEIRRRSIIVWGSIPKEYLDWSPDSDAMSMKEMIRHVLDSEHYYHLALLNKGSLEAYDSPYEKSPFSTLKEEIDFSQTYRDAFIDTVKSYTQDDLTQVKIDRSDVGYIRTLGDMLMRIAYHEAVHTGQLLDYLRTAGLKRPKVWD from the coding sequence ATGAACGCAATTGAAGCAATAGTGTGGAATTTAGAAGAAATCCGGCGTAGAAGCATTATTGTATGGGGAAGTATCCCAAAGGAATATTTGGACTGGAGTCCCGATTCAGATGCTATGAGTATGAAAGAGATGATCCGTCATGTATTAGATAGCGAACACTATTACCACCTTGCATTGTTGAACAAAGGAAGTCTGGAGGCTTATGATTCTCCATACGAGAAGAGCCCTTTTTCAACGCTGAAAGAGGAGATTGACTTTTCGCAAACATATCGTGATGCATTTATAGATACCGTAAAATCTTATACACAAGACGATTTAACGCAAGTTAAGATTGATCGAAGCGACGTCGGGTATATTCGGACATTAGGTGATATGCTTATGAGAATTGCATACCATGAAGCTGTCCATACAGGCCAACTATTAGATTATTTGAGAACAGCCGGACTAAAGCGGCCAAAGGTATGGGACTAG
- a CDS encoding GNAT family N-acetyltransferase, which produces MTGQRVRLRPFETEDIKELQRWSNDPVSILLVGRAPQAYEQIERQIMSKRQKGDLLLAIENEENKLIGWVFLKDIEHEHGRAGIGILLAPEARGQGYGKEAMKAMIRIGFDQLRLHKIYLTTRGLNEQAIALYKKIGFVIEGKLREHAFCDGQYYDTYYMGMLKSEWQISNKS; this is translated from the coding sequence ATGACTGGTCAAAGAGTCAGGCTGCGTCCTTTTGAAACAGAAGATATTAAAGAGCTTCAGCGATGGTCCAATGACCCGGTTTCCATCCTGTTGGTTGGCAGAGCTCCACAAGCCTACGAACAAATTGAACGGCAAATTATGAGTAAACGACAAAAAGGAGATCTTCTGCTTGCAATTGAGAACGAAGAAAATAAACTTATTGGCTGGGTTTTCCTTAAGGATATCGAACATGAACACGGCAGAGCCGGTATAGGAATCCTACTCGCCCCAGAGGCTCGCGGACAAGGTTACGGAAAAGAAGCGATGAAAGCCATGATTAGAATAGGTTTTGACCAACTCCGCTTACATAAAATCTACTTAACTACAAGAGGTTTAAATGAACAGGCGATTGCGCTGTACAAAAAAATTGGATTTGTCATCGAAGGAAAATTGAGAGAGCATGCATTTTGTGATGGCCAATATTATGATACATACTATATGGGAATGTTAAAATCGGAATGGCAGATTTCCAACAAATCTTAA
- the map gene encoding type I methionyl aminopeptidase — MVILKSKHEIEAIRKACQVVAECHRAVAPLIQPGITTNEIERIFEDIILKHGAKPYTKGYKGYQYATCASVNDVIAHGFPSDKPLEEGDIVTIDTVAELDGWLGDSAWSYAVGKISPTAEKLMRVTKECLDLGIAQAQAGNRLGDVTSAIQRHAESNGFGVVRDLLAHGIGRDLHEDPNYMHVGKPGKGLRIKEGMVFTIEPMITEGTYYMTIDADGWTARTLDRKLAAQYEHTIAITAEGPQILTSQ, encoded by the coding sequence ATGGTCATCTTAAAAAGCAAACATGAAATCGAGGCCATCCGCAAGGCATGCCAAGTGGTGGCCGAATGCCATCGCGCGGTCGCGCCGCTCATCCAACCGGGCATCACGACCAACGAGATTGAGCGGATCTTCGAAGACATTATCTTGAAGCACGGGGCCAAGCCCTACACGAAGGGCTATAAGGGCTATCAATATGCGACCTGCGCCTCCGTCAACGACGTGATCGCGCATGGCTTCCCGAGTGATAAGCCACTTGAGGAAGGCGATATCGTGACGATCGACACGGTCGCAGAGCTCGACGGCTGGCTCGGCGATTCGGCCTGGAGCTATGCGGTCGGGAAGATCTCGCCGACGGCCGAGAAGCTGATGCGCGTCACGAAGGAATGCCTTGACCTCGGTATCGCGCAGGCGCAGGCCGGCAATCGGCTCGGCGACGTGACGAGCGCGATCCAGCGGCATGCCGAATCGAACGGCTTCGGCGTCGTGCGAGACCTTCTCGCGCATGGCATCGGCCGAGACCTGCACGAGGATCCGAACTATATGCATGTCGGCAAGCCCGGCAAAGGCCTCCGCATCAAGGAAGGCATGGTGTTCACGATCGAGCCCATGATCACCGAAGGCACCTACTACATGACAATCGATGCGGACGGCTGGACCGCGCGGACACTGGATCGCAAGCTCGCCGCACAATACGAGCATACGATTGCCATCACCGCTGAAGGTCCACAGATCCTGACCTCACAATAG
- a CDS encoding alpha/beta hydrolase — protein MPLELAQSFFTSLTGAVYRRWVEIGEGTHMVLLEKNRLQAFQAIQVFLDEEYSPAL, from the coding sequence GTGCCTCTTGAACTGGCGCAAAGTTTCTTCACTTCCCTGACCGGTGCCGTGTATCGCCGCTGGGTCGAAATTGGTGAAGGAACGCATATGGTGCTGTTAGAGAAAAATAGGCTGCAGGCATTTCAAGCCATTCAAGTCTTCCTGGACGAAGAATATTCGCCGGCACTATAA
- a CDS encoding DinB family protein, whose product MFQSIEAFKQTWTFESGSTQKLLDVLTDESLKQQVAENHRTLGELAWHIVTSHHEMLSRTGLKFDAPAMDSPVPASAAEIAAAYRQSSQGLLEALSAQWTDASLQESCDMYGEQWTNSQTLYAVAAHEIHHRGQMTILMRQAGLRVSGVYGPSLEEWEAFAEGGVS is encoded by the coding sequence ATGTTCCAATCTATCGAAGCGTTCAAACAGACCTGGACTTTCGAAAGCGGTTCCACGCAAAAGCTACTCGATGTGCTGACCGATGAATCGCTGAAGCAGCAGGTGGCGGAAAATCACCGTACCCTTGGAGAGTTGGCCTGGCATATCGTTACCTCCCATCATGAGATGCTGTCCCGTACCGGTCTGAAGTTTGATGCTCCTGCCATGGATTCCCCCGTGCCGGCGAGCGCAGCGGAGATCGCCGCTGCCTACAGACAGTCCAGCCAGGGCCTGCTCGAAGCACTGTCGGCCCAATGGACCGATGCCTCCCTGCAGGAGTCGTGTGATATGTACGGCGAGCAGTGGACCAACAGCCAGACGCTGTATGCCGTCGCCGCTCACGAGATTCATCACCGGGGCCAGATGACGATTCTGATGCGCCAAGCCGGTCTGCGCGTGTCCGGCGTATATGGTCCATCCCTTGAGGAGTGGGAGGCCTTTGCCGAAGGCGGCGTATCCTAG
- a CDS encoding GNAT family N-acetyltransferase: MSIRYTSNLEGITKEALQELFLSVEWESGKYPNELLQAIKGSHSIVATWDGDKLIGISNALSDGVLTVYFHYMLINPSYQGKGIGKKMMDIMLDRYKGCKTKVLISYKSAMDFYHKCGFSKEDGAMPMFISELV; the protein is encoded by the coding sequence ATGAGCATACGTTACACTTCGAATCTTGAAGGGATCACTAAAGAGGCGCTTCAAGAATTATTTCTTTCGGTAGAGTGGGAATCAGGAAAGTATCCAAACGAACTTCTACAAGCCATTAAAGGATCTCATTCGATTGTAGCAACTTGGGATGGGGATAAGCTGATCGGAATTAGTAATGCTCTTTCTGATGGTGTATTAACCGTGTATTTCCATTACATGCTAATCAATCCGAGTTATCAGGGAAAAGGAATAGGTAAGAAAATGATGGACATTATGCTGGATAGATATAAAGGATGTAAAACGAAGGTATTAATCTCATATAAGAGTGCAATGGATTTTTATCATAAATGTGGTTTTTCCAAAGAGGATGGAGCCATGCCAATGTTTATTTCGGAGTTGGTATAG
- the cysC gene encoding adenylyl-sulfate kinase — protein sequence MPLVGTAIWLTGLPSSGKTTTAIALTAALKERGIRVECLDGDELRREVGQELGFGKEDRLETIRRAVYISKLLNRNGVTTIISMIAPYMEMRNYARAELESYVEVYLHCPLAECERRDVKGLYAKARKGEIAGFTGVSDVYEPPVNPEITIHTLTNSVESNVRQILDFLVNDLDKKTEP from the coding sequence GTGCCATTGGTCGGGACGGCAATATGGTTAACAGGACTTCCAAGCTCCGGTAAAACAACGACGGCCATAGCTCTGACAGCGGCCCTTAAGGAAAGAGGCATTAGAGTCGAATGCTTGGACGGCGATGAGCTTAGACGCGAGGTAGGACAAGAGCTTGGGTTCGGCAAAGAAGACCGGCTCGAAACTATTCGCCGCGCCGTCTATATCAGCAAGCTGCTGAACCGCAATGGGGTTACGACGATCATCTCTATGATTGCACCCTATATGGAAATGCGGAACTATGCACGAGCGGAGCTGGAGTCCTACGTCGAAGTGTATTTGCATTGTCCATTGGCGGAATGTGAACGCAGAGATGTGAAAGGCTTATATGCCAAAGCGAGAAAAGGTGAGATCGCAGGATTTACCGGTGTCTCTGATGTCTATGAACCGCCGGTGAATCCGGAAATCACGATACATACGCTCACGAACAGTGTGGAATCGAATGTGCGCCAGATTTTGGACTTCTTAGTGAATGATCTAGATAAGAAGACTGAGCCGTGA
- a CDS encoding STM4011 family radical SAM protein yields the protein MKATIYFRGSLSSCNYDCPYCPFSKNTDSQETLAKDRLQVQAFVDWVRNQEDRGHQLSVFFNPYGEGLTHRWYREALAQLSHMHHVDKVAIQTNLSAKLDWTCELNPVTAAFWVTYHPGQTEEERFVRQCGKLYEQKIPFSVGCVGVKSAFNSISSLRKALPEDVYMWVNAYKDKQDYYSAEDTAFLSRMDPFFALNAKDYDSMGKPCRAGYNVFYVQGDGRVKRCYKDRQVIGNLYKHGLEGISKESPCRMKQCDCYIGYIHMEGQPFDPIYGDRALERIAILS from the coding sequence ATGAAAGCGACGATTTATTTCCGCGGGAGCTTAAGCTCATGCAATTACGACTGCCCGTACTGTCCTTTTAGCAAGAACACGGACAGCCAAGAGACATTGGCTAAGGATCGGCTGCAGGTGCAGGCATTTGTCGACTGGGTAAGGAATCAGGAGGACAGGGGACATCAGCTGTCCGTGTTTTTTAACCCTTATGGTGAGGGACTTACGCATCGTTGGTACAGGGAAGCCTTGGCCCAGCTGTCCCATATGCATCACGTGGATAAAGTCGCTATACAAACCAACTTATCCGCAAAGCTCGATTGGACGTGCGAATTGAATCCGGTCACGGCTGCATTCTGGGTAACCTACCATCCCGGGCAGACGGAGGAAGAACGATTTGTTCGGCAATGCGGCAAACTCTACGAGCAAAAAATCCCGTTCAGTGTAGGCTGTGTCGGTGTCAAGAGCGCGTTCAACTCCATTTCCTCCCTAAGGAAGGCATTACCTGAAGATGTGTATATGTGGGTGAACGCCTACAAAGATAAGCAGGATTACTATTCTGCCGAGGATACAGCGTTTTTGAGCCGTATGGACCCTTTCTTTGCCCTTAATGCCAAGGATTACGACAGTATGGGCAAGCCGTGCCGTGCCGGGTACAATGTGTTTTATGTCCAAGGAGACGGACGCGTAAAGCGCTGCTACAAGGATCGTCAAGTGATCGGAAATCTGTATAAACATGGGCTGGAAGGCATCTCTAAAGAAAGCCCGTGCCGTATGAAGCAATGTGACTGTTATATAGGCTACATCCATATGGAGGGGCAGCCGTTCGATCCTATTTACGGAGACCGCGCACTTGAGAGGATCGCTATTTTATCGTAA
- a CDS encoding STM4012 family radical SAM protein yields the protein MSHTAYPNYRDIIQSPEALRSWKDNLTLEPYRSYLYSYPHKTSYRALETKLPLSDLWSQELANTFFLYMHIPFCGARCGFCNLFTLPDKRANVHAEYVDALERQAAQWAPFIQKKPVARFAIGGGTPTLLEPLQLDRLFHIAQHVIGMDPVQASISVETSPETVTDERLAILKSRQVDRVSMGIQSFIESEAEAIYRPQKPQEVERALEQLKLHHFPILNLDLIYGLPGQTLDSWIYSLDRALSYEPEEIFIYPLYTREHTIVKPEQIRQSGEDQRVRFYSAARERMLASGYTQYSMRRFAKAEAGSGKSLLPYGCQEEGMIGLGCGARSYTRSVHYSSRYSVGRSATASIIADYVAAADYTHADYGIVLSRDDQQRRFILKALLHTEGLALSSYVDRFTSSPLIDYPELYLLVHTDLAAVEHEVLRLTEEGLMYSDAIGDWFISPDIRARMESCVLS from the coding sequence GTGAGCCATACGGCCTACCCTAATTATCGGGACATCATCCAGAGTCCGGAGGCTCTGCGCAGCTGGAAGGACAACCTGACACTAGAGCCTTACCGGTCTTATCTGTATTCTTATCCGCACAAAACCTCCTATCGAGCATTGGAGACGAAGCTGCCGCTATCGGATCTGTGGAGCCAAGAACTGGCGAATACGTTCTTTTTGTATATGCATATCCCGTTTTGCGGGGCTCGCTGCGGCTTTTGCAATTTATTCACATTGCCTGACAAGAGGGCCAATGTACATGCCGAATACGTGGATGCTTTGGAAAGACAAGCTGCACAATGGGCGCCGTTCATTCAGAAAAAGCCGGTTGCCCGATTCGCGATCGGAGGCGGAACGCCGACTTTACTCGAGCCCCTCCAGCTTGATCGGTTGTTCCATATTGCTCAGCATGTCATAGGCATGGATCCCGTTCAAGCTTCCATCTCGGTAGAGACATCTCCCGAGACGGTAACCGATGAACGCCTAGCCATTTTAAAGAGCAGGCAGGTGGATCGGGTAAGCATGGGCATTCAAAGCTTCATCGAGTCGGAAGCGGAAGCGATCTATCGTCCGCAAAAACCGCAGGAAGTGGAAAGGGCTCTGGAACAGCTCAAGCTGCACCATTTTCCCATCCTTAATCTGGATCTGATTTATGGCCTTCCCGGTCAAACCCTTGATTCATGGATCTATTCGCTGGACAGAGCGCTGTCTTATGAGCCGGAGGAGATCTTTATTTATCCGCTGTACACTCGTGAGCACACGATTGTAAAGCCAGAGCAGATCAGGCAGAGCGGCGAGGATCAGAGGGTAAGATTCTACAGCGCGGCGCGGGAACGTATGCTTGCAAGCGGGTATACCCAGTACTCTATGCGGAGATTCGCCAAAGCGGAAGCGGGGTCGGGGAAATCCTTGCTTCCATATGGCTGCCAGGAGGAAGGTATGATTGGACTCGGCTGCGGTGCACGATCTTACACAAGATCGGTCCATTATTCCTCGCGATACAGCGTAGGACGTTCAGCTACAGCAAGCATCATAGCCGACTATGTGGCTGCAGCCGATTACACCCATGCAGATTACGGCATTGTGCTAAGCAGGGATGACCAGCAGCGCCGCTTTATACTGAAAGCGCTGCTTCATACGGAAGGCTTGGCGTTGAGCAGCTATGTGGATAGGTTCACCTCGTCGCCTCTCATCGATTATCCCGAGTTGTATCTGCTCGTACATACGGATCTTGCTGCTGTAGAGCATGAGGTACTGCGGCTTACGGAAGAAGGGCTTATGTACTCCGACGCCATCGGAGATTGGTTCATCTCCCCGGATATACGGGCCCGCATGGAAAGCTGTGTGCTCTCATGA